One region of Armigeres subalbatus isolate Guangzhou_Male chromosome 3, GZ_Asu_2, whole genome shotgun sequence genomic DNA includes:
- the LOC134219850 gene encoding uncharacterized protein LOC134219850: MDSSIYSILIGHGVTVEYLALIDEVALADIFSVAKWTGHKHALRRKLQLWEKSAMFQVDPVIKNSPIVSNPGPSQTQVLASAPQYPLLPTSVTLNLLEDILGRNEKGKIVTQFYKTHQRLDTQHRKYLAHTVVDYYIANGNYFPIPDMARFSQCIAEKFPPELPEVYFNPRNAAINKKHPTGILYDRFHNRNKKHQLLSKLEQKNTTVDYWKIFKAKALTLTSEEIKKQNSFKSWLRNNQQPSEKVVDHWRESFLLRVREIVGETDPDKGQLVAEWPRLADENGYLLIDADFEAIYRNSTGSSIFEEWDGFIPRFLEYVQLNGLKDDYSRQLLIQLEEEVVPKDTRDFICCTIFHGLVKPVRTSLRKLPSILQAQTDMCYACATYEEFLEAVSSLRNELFSDKIPFTPRIYVVGQVGEFTGFYVVTSKL; encoded by the exons ATGGATTCATCAATCTATTCTATTTTGATCG GACATGGTGTGACGGTGGAATATCTTGCACTCATTGACGAAGTGGCCTTGGCAGATATTTTCTCAGTCGCGAAGTGGACAGGCCATAAGCACGCTCTCAGGAGAAAGTTACAGCTGTGGGAAAAAAGTGCTATGTTTCAGGTAGATCCGGTGATCAAAAATTCACCCATCGTTAGCAACCCTGGTCCATCACAAACACAAGTTCTCGCATCAGCACCCCAATATCCTCTTCTGCCTACATCAGTTACTCTGAATCTTCTGGAGGACATTCTCGGAAGGAACGAAAAAGGGAAGATTGTGACACAGTTTTATAAAACTCATCAGCGACTAGACACTCAACATAGGAAGTACTTGGCACACACCGTAGTCGACTATTACATTGCGAATGGCAATTATTTCCCGATACCAGATATGGCACGATTTTCACAATGCATCGCAGAGAAATTTCCACCAGAGCTACCA GAAGTGTACTTCAATCCACGGAACGCAGCGATAAACAAAAAGCATCCAACTGGGATTCTCTATGATCGGTTCCACAACCGGAACAAAAAGCATCAGCTGCTAAGCAAACTGGAGCAGAAAAATACCACCGTCGATTATTGGAAAATCTTCAAGGCCAAGGCTTTGACTTTGACAAGTGAAG aaatcaaaaaacaaaattcgtTTAAATCATGGCTCCGAAATAATCAACAACCCTCCGAAAAAGTAGTAGATCATTGGCGAGAATCGTTTTTACTGCGCGTTAGAGAAATTGTGGGAGAGACAGATCCAGATAAGGGGCAGCTGGTGGCTGAATGGCCAAGATTGGCTGATGAAAACGGTTACCTACTG ATTGACGCCGACTTCGAGGCTATCTACCGAAACTCAACCGGGTCTTCTATTTTCGAGGAATGGGATGGTTTTATTCCTCGCTTTCTGGAATACGTTCAACTGAATGGCTTGAAGGATGACTATTCTCGTCAACTGCTGATACAACTGGAGGAGGAAGTTGTCCCTAAAG ATACTCGTGACTTCATTTGCTGTACTATTTTCCATGGTCTTGTTAAGCCCGTACGGACATCATTGCGAAAGTTACCAAGCATCCTTCAAGCACAAACTGACATGTGCTATGCATGTGCAACTTACGAAGAGTTTCTCGAAGCAGTGAGCTCATTGCGTAACGAGCTTTTCTCGGATAAAATTCCTTTCACTCCTCGCATATATGTTGTTGGTCAAGTTGGTGAGTTCACTGGATTCTACGTAGTTACTTCAAAACTTTAG